Proteins from a single region of Harmonia axyridis chromosome 4, icHarAxyr1.1, whole genome shotgun sequence:
- the LOC123678720 gene encoding uncharacterized protein LOC123678720, translating into MSRHRGVKSSKAYVCVFVCMSTKAIHLELASDMSSDVFIAALRRFVARRGKCSHLYSDRGTNFVGANRELVALAKKCAECELITHHFLPGNAPHMGGLWEAGVRSVKTHLKRVIGDQVLSYEEFYTLLVQIEAVLDSRPLTPMSSDPNDLAVLTPGHFLTLEPLGSVPDENYQDINISHLKRWQLIQQMQQHFWRRWKNEYLHTLQQRNKWLKSSDMPKEGSLVLIKNDNLSPLKWDMGRILKLTPGLDGVARVADVKTKSGTIKRPLNKLCPLPVE; encoded by the coding sequence ATGAGTAGGCACCGAGGAGTTAAATCTTCTAAGGCTTATGTCTGCGTTTTTGTGTGTATGTCCACCAAGGCGATTCACCTAGAATTGGCGTCCGACATGAGTAGTGACGTGTTTATAGCTGCCCTACGCAGATTTGTGGCACGACGTGGAAAATGTTCACATTTATACTCTGACCGTGGGACAAATTTCGTCGGTGCTAATAGGGAGCTAGTAGCTTTAGCTAAAAAATGCGCTGAATGTGAGTTAATCACTCATCATTTTCTGCCAGGCAATGCCCCTCACATGGGCGGATTATGGGAAGCGGGCGTACGGTCAGTAAAAACTCACCTCAAAAGAGTGATAGGTGATCAAGTATTGAGCTATGAAGAGTTTTATACGCTCTTAGTACAAATTGAGGCGGTACTCGATTCTCGCCCTCTTACTCCGATGAGCTCAGACCCGAATGATTTAGCGGTATTAACTCCGGGACATTTTTTAACCTTGGAACCATTAGGTTCTGTTCCGGATGAAAATTATCAGGACATAAATATAAGCCACTTGAAACGGTGGCAACTTATTCAACAAATGCAACAACACTTTTGGCGTAGGTGGAAAAACGAATATTTGCATACTCTCCAGCAAAGAAATAAATGGTTAAAATCTTCTGATATGCCAAAGGAAGGTTCTTTAgttttaataaaaaatgataacCTGTCTCCTTTAAAATGGGATATGGGACGAATACTCAAGCTTACACCCGGTTTAGATGGTGTTGCACGAGTTGCTGATGTTAAAACCAAGTCGGGTACTATAAAACGACCTCTGAACAAATTATGTCCTTTGcctgttgaataa